One Oryzomonas sagensis genomic region harbors:
- a CDS encoding UDP-glucose dehydrogenase family protein, translating into MKICIFGAGYVGLVAAACFAESGNSVIAVDVDKSRIDGLKEGIVPIYEPGLKEMILRNQAEGRLSFTTEMAEAVQASLVCFIAVGTPPGEDGSADLKYVLGVARNIGQAMNGYKIIVDKSTVPVGTADKVRAAVKEELAARNVAFEFDVVSNPEFLKEGAAIDDFMKPDRVVIGTDNVRTAEIMKELYDPFMRKQNRLIVMDIRSAEMTKYAANAMLATRISFMNQIANLCDCMGADVSAVREGIGSDSRIGYDFLFPGPGYGGSCFPKDVKALIKTAEECNYDFLLLKAVEDVNERQKEVLADKLITALGSPDEEQPLTGRTVACWGLSFKPRTDDMREAPAITIIERLLAAGATVRAHDPEALKEAKKHFGDRIEYSTNQYAILENADALAIITDWSEYRNPDFDRIKSTLKSPLVIDGRNLYKPDRMAAAGFRYLPLGRCGVGICGEVK; encoded by the coding sequence ATGAAAATCTGTATCTTTGGTGCCGGCTATGTGGGCCTTGTGGCGGCGGCCTGTTTTGCCGAAAGCGGCAACAGCGTCATCGCCGTTGATGTTGACAAATCCAGGATTGACGGCCTCAAAGAAGGCATCGTCCCGATCTACGAACCGGGCCTGAAAGAAATGATACTGCGCAACCAGGCCGAGGGTCGCCTTTCCTTTACCACCGAGATGGCCGAGGCGGTCCAGGCGTCCCTGGTCTGCTTCATCGCCGTGGGGACCCCTCCCGGCGAGGACGGCTCCGCCGACCTGAAATACGTTCTGGGCGTTGCCCGCAATATTGGCCAAGCCATGAACGGCTACAAGATCATCGTGGACAAATCCACCGTCCCGGTCGGCACGGCCGACAAGGTCCGCGCGGCCGTCAAGGAAGAGCTGGCCGCCCGCAACGTCGCCTTTGAGTTCGACGTGGTCTCCAACCCCGAATTCCTCAAGGAGGGAGCGGCCATCGACGACTTCATGAAACCGGACCGGGTGGTGATCGGCACCGACAACGTGCGCACCGCCGAGATCATGAAGGAGCTGTACGACCCCTTCATGCGCAAGCAGAACCGCCTGATCGTCATGGACATCCGCAGCGCCGAGATGACCAAGTACGCCGCCAACGCCATGCTGGCCACCCGCATCTCCTTCATGAACCAGATCGCCAACCTGTGCGATTGCATGGGGGCCGACGTGAGCGCCGTGCGCGAGGGGATCGGCTCCGACTCGCGCATCGGCTACGACTTTCTCTTCCCCGGCCCCGGCTACGGCGGCTCCTGTTTCCCCAAGGACGTCAAGGCCCTGATCAAGACCGCCGAGGAGTGCAATTACGACTTCCTGCTGCTCAAGGCCGTGGAGGACGTGAACGAGCGCCAGAAAGAGGTCCTGGCGGACAAGCTCATCACGGCCTTGGGCTCCCCGGACGAGGAGCAGCCGCTCACCGGCCGCACCGTGGCCTGCTGGGGCCTTTCCTTCAAGCCGCGCACCGACGACATGCGGGAAGCACCCGCCATCACCATCATCGAGCGTCTGCTGGCGGCCGGCGCCACGGTCCGCGCCCATGACCCGGAAGCGCTCAAGGAGGCCAAGAAGCACTTCGGCGACCGCATCGAATACAGCACGAACCAGTATGCGATCCTGGAAAACGCCGATGCCCTGGCCATCATCACCGACTGGAGCGAGTACCGCAACCCGGACTTCGACCGCATCAAGAGCACGCTGAAGAGTCCGCTCGTCATCGACGGCCGCAACCTCTACAAGCCTGACCGCATGGCGGCCGCCGGATTCCGCTACCTCCCCCTGGGGCGCTGCGGCGTCGGGATCTGCGGAGAGGTGAAATAA
- a CDS encoding outer membrane protein, translating to MKKTLTTLALLIAVAIPAASQATPMRPGPYVTGFLGITVPRSTDSSTTDFVSNTTSDERIEFDPGIYVGGAGGYDFGFMRLEGELSYKQSDIKSITDNAGGGQFRNIDGSLGALAFMANAFFDIHNDTPVTPYLGGGIGFASLYMTDTFATSGTTRFHMYPQDNDTVFAYQVGAGLGIALNRRYSLDLGYRYFNTDRASFNGDLLTTSGIRFESHNAMVGFRAKF from the coding sequence ATGAAAAAAACATTGACCACCCTTGCACTCCTCATAGCCGTTGCCATCCCCGCCGCAAGCCAGGCGACCCCCATGCGGCCGGGTCCCTATGTCACCGGCTTCCTCGGCATAACTGTGCCCCGGAGTACGGACTCGTCAACGACTGACTTCGTCAGCAACACAACCTCCGACGAACGGATAGAATTCGACCCGGGCATCTATGTCGGCGGCGCGGGCGGATACGATTTCGGTTTCATGCGCCTGGAGGGCGAACTTTCGTACAAACAGTCCGACATCAAGTCGATTACCGACAATGCCGGCGGCGGTCAGTTCCGGAATATCGACGGCAGCCTGGGGGCGCTCGCCTTCATGGCCAACGCCTTTTTCGACATCCACAACGACACCCCCGTCACCCCGTACCTGGGTGGCGGCATCGGCTTTGCGTCGCTGTACATGACCGATACCTTTGCCACCAGCGGCACGACCCGGTTTCACATGTACCCCCAAGATAACGACACCGTCTTTGCCTATCAGGTGGGCGCCGGCCTCGGCATCGCCCTCAACCGCAGATACTCGCTGGATCTGGGCTACCGCTACTTCAACACCGACCGGGCCAGCTTCAACGGGGACCTGCTGACAACCAGCGGCATCCGCTTCGAAAGCCACAACGCCATGGTCGGCTTCAGGGCAAAGTTTTAA
- a CDS encoding UDP-glucuronic acid decarboxylase family protein translates to MRILVTGGAGFLGSHLCERLLSEGHDVICLDNFFTGSKDNIIHLMDNHRFELVRHDIVEPILLEVDRIYNLACPASPVHYQYNPVKTLKTSVMGAINMLGMAKRVKARILQASTSEVYGDPQVHPQTEAYWGNVNPIGIRSCYDEGKRVAETLMMDYHRQNKVDIRLIRIFNTYGPRMAEHDGRVVSNFILQALRNEDITVYGDGSQTRSFCYVSDLVEGMCRMMECDDFTGPVNLGNPVENTILEFAEKIITITGSKSKVIFSPLPQDDPKQRRPDISLAGERLGWKPQVELDAGLARTAEYFAARIGKGAVQK, encoded by the coding sequence ATGCGTATCCTGGTCACCGGCGGCGCCGGATTCCTCGGTTCGCACCTGTGCGAACGGCTCCTTAGCGAAGGACACGACGTCATCTGCCTGGACAACTTCTTCACCGGCAGCAAGGACAACATCATCCACCTGATGGACAACCATCGCTTCGAACTGGTCCGCCACGATATCGTGGAGCCGATCCTTCTCGAGGTGGACCGCATCTACAACCTGGCCTGCCCCGCCTCGCCGGTGCATTACCAGTACAACCCGGTCAAGACCTTGAAGACCAGCGTCATGGGCGCCATCAACATGCTGGGGATGGCCAAACGGGTCAAGGCCCGCATCCTCCAGGCATCCACCTCCGAGGTCTACGGCGACCCCCAGGTGCATCCCCAGACCGAGGCCTACTGGGGCAACGTCAACCCCATCGGCATCCGCAGTTGCTACGACGAGGGGAAACGGGTGGCGGAAACCCTGATGATGGACTACCATCGCCAGAACAAGGTGGATATCCGCCTCATCCGCATCTTCAACACCTACGGCCCCCGCATGGCCGAACACGACGGCCGCGTGGTGTCCAACTTCATCCTCCAGGCGCTGCGCAACGAAGACATCACGGTCTATGGCGACGGTTCCCAGACCCGCTCTTTCTGCTACGTTTCCGACCTGGTGGAGGGGATGTGCCGCATGATGGAGTGCGACGACTTCACCGGACCGGTCAACCTGGGCAACCCGGTTGAAAATACAATCCTTGAGTTTGCCGAAAAAATCATTACAATTACAGGATCAAAGTCCAAGGTGATCTTCAGCCCCCTCCCCCAGGACGATCCCAAACAGCGCCGGCCGGATATTTCGTTGGCCGGGGAGCGGCTGGGGTGGAAACCCCAGGTGGAACTGGACGCGGGGCTGGCCAGGACGGCCGAGTATTTTGCCGCGCGGATCGGCAAAGGAGCTGTTCAAAAATGA
- a CDS encoding N-acetylmuramoyl-L-alanine amidase gives MTRLLHIVANLLILALLLPYPALAAKKKTNSDQTAGSRPLAVLSEMKHWSNPDYTRISLEFDRDVTWEAHELGKGSRGKPGRVYIDINRAKLGPGAKDITIGDGLLKGVRLGQHKPDVVRVVLDTENIKDYKIFPLSEPARLVIDVRGERRAEISRLENTIAAKPAPAQSPVALPAPEPKPATPPVVEKKVKPHKKPLIAKIRRIVVDPGHGGHDSGALGPNGVKEKDVVLAIGLKLRDLLRDELGLDVVMTRATDVFIPLEERTAIANKVNADLFVSVHANAALNRGASGIETYYLNLAKTEKAAQLAAKENGTTLEKVSVLQAILFDLMANYKLNDSAHLADEVQRSLHGKIKSRHPDVRNLGVKQGPFYVLVGATMPSILVETAFVSNAQEESRLTDPAYQEQTAEGIMEGIRGYITSLK, from the coding sequence ATGACCCGACTTCTTCACATAGTTGCAAACCTTCTCATCCTCGCGTTACTCCTCCCCTACCCCGCCCTGGCGGCCAAGAAAAAGACCAACAGCGACCAGACCGCCGGCAGCCGCCCCCTGGCCGTACTGAGCGAGATGAAGCACTGGTCGAACCCTGACTACACCCGCATCTCCCTGGAGTTCGACCGGGACGTCACCTGGGAGGCCCATGAACTGGGCAAGGGGAGCCGCGGCAAGCCGGGCCGGGTCTACATCGACATCAACCGGGCCAAGCTGGGGCCGGGGGCGAAGGACATCACCATCGGCGACGGCCTCCTGAAGGGGGTCCGGTTGGGCCAGCACAAGCCGGACGTGGTGCGGGTGGTGTTGGATACGGAGAATATCAAGGACTACAAGATCTTCCCGCTCTCCGAGCCTGCCCGGCTGGTCATCGACGTACGCGGGGAGCGGCGCGCCGAGATCTCCCGCCTGGAGAACACCATCGCCGCCAAACCGGCTCCGGCTCAATCTCCGGTTGCGCTGCCGGCCCCGGAGCCGAAGCCCGCAACCCCGCCGGTCGTGGAAAAGAAGGTCAAGCCCCATAAAAAACCGCTCATCGCCAAGATCCGCCGGATCGTCGTCGATCCGGGGCACGGCGGGCATGATTCCGGGGCCCTCGGCCCCAACGGGGTGAAGGAAAAGGACGTGGTCCTGGCCATCGGCCTGAAGCTGCGCGACCTGTTGCGGGATGAGCTGGGGCTGGACGTGGTCATGACCCGCGCCACCGACGTCTTCATTCCCTTGGAGGAGCGCACTGCCATCGCCAACAAGGTGAACGCCGACCTGTTCGTGTCGGTGCACGCCAATGCCGCCTTGAACCGCGGGGCCTCGGGCATCGAGACCTACTACCTCAACCTGGCCAAGACCGAAAAGGCCGCCCAACTGGCCGCCAAGGAGAACGGCACCACCCTGGAGAAGGTCAGCGTCCTGCAGGCGATCCTCTTCGACCTCATGGCCAATTACAAACTCAACGACTCGGCCCATCTGGCGGACGAAGTGCAGCGCTCCCTGCACGGCAAGATCAAAAGCCGCCACCCCGACGTGAGGAACCTGGGGGTCAAGCAGGGCCCCTTCTACGTCCTGGTGGGCGCCACCATGCCGAGCATCCTGGTGGAGACCGCCTTTGTCAGCAACGCGCAGGAAGAGTCCCGCCTCACGGACCCCGCCTACCAGGAACAGACCGCGGAAGGCATCATGGAAGGCATCCGCGGTTATATCACCAGCCTCAAATAG
- the mutS gene encoding DNA mismatch repair protein MutS, whose translation MADQTPMMRQYLEIKSGYPDAILFFRMGDFYEMFLDDALTASRILDIALTSRNKGSGDEIPFCGVPFHSASPYIAKLIESGRKVAICEQVEDPKQAKGIVRREVVKVVTPGLLIETESLSPDENNYLLALSQGAGTTWGCAWLDLSTGEFRVTELAGAAAAAGEAACIAPREVLLADTLELDDLPADLRAFLGERIVSRAPGWVFERDYATSLLCGQFGAASAEALGLGAMPAGLVAAGAALYYLRENRKSAIPHIRDIKVYERTEHLALDPATRRNLEITATMAEGKKAGSLLGCLDRTATAMGARRLKQWLSYPLVGLEPIRRRLEAVEELLEAADLREELTAHLREIADLERLNGRIGMASASGRDLRALHDSLRRLPQLLERLAPLQAGLLHSLAGTIDPLDDIRALVERGIVESPPFSLREGGIIATGHNAELDELRAISHEGKGFIARLEAQEKARTGISTLKIRYNRVFGYSIEVTKSNLGSVPADYIRRQTLANAERFITEELKNYEEKVLGAEERICDLEYALFQEIREQVAAQAERICRTADGLAVLDVLISLAIVAGERNYCKPQMDDTDVIDIRDGRHPVIEAMKLGERFVPNDTRLDADENQILMITGPNMAGKSTYMRQVALICLMAQAGSFVPAAEARIGIADRIFTRVGAGDNLARGQSTFMLEMMEAATILRNAGPRSLIVMDEIGRGTSTFDGVSIAWAVAEYIHDTPGCRARTLFATHYHELTELAATRERIKNFTVAVREWNDQVIFLRTIIPGGASHSYGIQVARLAGMPADVIERAKEILRNLEHGEFEEGAPRLAKSKKSQPQAPSPQFSLFESTEDQLRLRLKKLSIATLTPLEALNLLDELKRMV comes from the coding sequence ATGGCAGACCAGACCCCCATGATGCGGCAATATCTGGAGATCAAGTCGGGATACCCGGACGCGATCCTCTTCTTCCGCATGGGGGACTTTTACGAGATGTTCCTGGACGACGCCTTGACCGCCTCCCGCATCCTGGACATCGCGCTGACCTCCCGCAACAAGGGGAGCGGCGACGAGATCCCCTTCTGCGGCGTCCCCTTCCACTCCGCCTCCCCCTACATCGCCAAGCTGATCGAATCGGGCCGCAAGGTGGCCATCTGCGAGCAGGTGGAAGACCCCAAGCAGGCCAAGGGGATCGTGCGGCGCGAGGTGGTCAAGGTGGTCACGCCGGGGCTTCTCATCGAGACCGAGAGCCTGTCGCCGGACGAGAACAACTACCTGCTCGCCCTCTCCCAGGGCGCGGGCACCACCTGGGGGTGCGCCTGGCTGGACCTGTCCACGGGCGAATTCCGGGTGACCGAGTTGGCGGGCGCCGCGGCGGCGGCCGGCGAGGCGGCCTGCATCGCCCCCCGGGAGGTGCTTTTGGCCGACACCCTGGAACTGGACGACCTGCCCGCCGACCTGCGGGCCTTTCTGGGAGAGCGGATCGTCTCCCGCGCTCCGGGCTGGGTCTTTGAACGGGACTATGCCACGTCGCTTCTCTGCGGCCAGTTCGGCGCCGCATCGGCCGAGGCCCTGGGCCTTGGCGCCATGCCGGCGGGCCTCGTGGCTGCCGGGGCGGCCCTGTACTACCTGCGGGAGAACCGCAAGTCCGCCATCCCCCATATCCGGGATATCAAGGTCTACGAACGCACCGAGCACCTGGCCCTGGACCCGGCCACCCGCCGCAACCTGGAAATCACCGCCACCATGGCCGAAGGAAAGAAGGCCGGATCGCTCCTGGGCTGCCTGGACCGGACCGCCACCGCCATGGGCGCCCGGCGGCTCAAGCAGTGGCTCAGCTACCCCCTGGTGGGGCTGGAGCCGATCCGCCGGCGCCTGGAGGCGGTGGAGGAGCTGCTGGAAGCCGCCGACCTGCGGGAGGAGTTGACGGCCCATCTGCGGGAGATCGCCGACCTGGAACGCCTCAACGGCCGCATCGGCATGGCCTCGGCATCGGGGCGCGACCTGCGGGCCCTGCACGATTCCCTGCGCCGCCTCCCGCAGCTCCTGGAGCGCCTCGCCCCGTTGCAGGCCGGGCTCCTCCACTCCCTGGCCGGCACCATCGACCCGCTGGACGACATCCGCGCCCTGGTGGAACGGGGCATCGTGGAGAGCCCCCCCTTCTCCCTGCGGGAGGGCGGCATCATCGCTACCGGCCACAACGCCGAACTGGACGAACTGCGGGCCATAAGCCACGAGGGCAAGGGGTTCATCGCCCGCCTGGAGGCCCAGGAGAAGGCGCGCACCGGCATCTCCACCCTCAAGATCCGCTACAACCGGGTCTTCGGCTATTCCATCGAGGTGACCAAAAGCAACCTGGGCTCCGTGCCGGCCGACTACATCCGCCGCCAGACCCTGGCCAACGCCGAGCGTTTCATCACCGAGGAGCTGAAAAACTACGAGGAAAAGGTGCTGGGGGCCGAGGAGCGCATCTGCGACCTGGAATACGCCCTGTTCCAGGAAATCCGCGAACAGGTGGCGGCCCAGGCCGAACGCATCTGCCGCACCGCCGACGGCCTGGCGGTGCTGGACGTGCTCATCTCCCTGGCCATCGTGGCGGGGGAACGGAACTACTGCAAGCCCCAGATGGACGATACGGACGTCATCGACATCAGGGACGGCCGCCATCCGGTCATCGAGGCCATGAAGCTGGGGGAGCGTTTCGTCCCCAACGACACCCGCCTGGACGCCGACGAGAACCAGATCCTCATGATCACCGGCCCCAACATGGCCGGCAAGTCCACCTACATGCGCCAGGTGGCCCTGATCTGCCTCATGGCCCAAGCCGGCAGCTTCGTCCCGGCCGCCGAGGCCCGCATCGGCATCGCCGACCGCATCTTCACCCGGGTCGGCGCCGGGGACAACTTGGCCCGCGGCCAGTCCACCTTCATGCTGGAGATGATGGAGGCGGCCACCATCCTGCGCAACGCCGGTCCCAGGAGCCTGATCGTCATGGACGAGATCGGCCGGGGCACCTCCACCTTCGACGGGGTCTCCATCGCTTGGGCCGTGGCCGAGTATATCCACGACACCCCCGGCTGCCGGGCCCGCACCCTCTTCGCCACCCATTACCACGAGCTGACCGAGCTGGCCGCCACCAGGGAGCGGATCAAGAATTTCACCGTGGCGGTGCGGGAGTGGAACGACCAGGTCATCTTCCTGCGCACCATCATCCCCGGCGGCGCCTCCCACTCCTACGGCATCCAGGTGGCCCGGCTGGCCGGCATGCCGGCGGACGTGATCGAGCGGGCCAAGGAGATCCTGCGCAACCTGGAGCACGGCGAGTTCGAGGAAGGCGCCCCGCGCCTGGCCAAGAGCAAGAAGAGCCAGCCCCAAGCGCCATCCCCCCAGTTTTCCCTGTTCGAGAGCACGGAGGACCAGTTGCGCCTGCGCCTGAAGAAGCTCAGCATCGCCACCCTCACCCCCCTGGAGGCGCTCAACCTGCTGGATGAGTTGAAGCGGATGGTGTAG
- a CDS encoding TIGR00730 family Rossman fold protein gives MKSICVYCGSNPGRQEDYAGAARDLAKSLVDRNLRLVYGGASVGIMGMVADTVLELGGKAVGVIPDALMRKEIAHPNLTELHVTRSMHERKTMMAELSDGFIALPGGIGTLEEIFEIWTWAQLGFHSKPCGLLNIAGYYDALIAFLDHTVAEQFVRAPHRSMLLVEQSPNALLDRFAGYAPPTVQKWVEKADT, from the coding sequence ATGAAAAGCATCTGCGTCTATTGCGGTTCCAATCCCGGCCGCCAGGAAGACTACGCCGGCGCCGCCCGTGACCTTGCAAAATCCCTGGTCGATCGTAACCTGCGGCTCGTCTACGGCGGCGCCAGTGTCGGCATCATGGGGATGGTGGCGGATACGGTGCTGGAACTGGGCGGGAAGGCGGTGGGGGTCATCCCCGATGCGCTCATGCGCAAGGAGATCGCCCACCCGAACCTGACCGAACTCCACGTCACCCGCTCCATGCACGAGCGCAAAACCATGATGGCCGAGCTTTCCGACGGGTTCATCGCCCTGCCGGGAGGGATCGGCACCCTGGAGGAGATCTTCGAGATCTGGACCTGGGCCCAACTGGGCTTTCACAGCAAACCGTGCGGTCTGCTCAACATCGCGGGGTACTACGACGCGCTGATTGCGTTCCTGGATCACACCGTGGCGGAACAGTTCGTGAGAGCACCGCACCGCTCCATGCTGCTCGTGGAGCAAAGCCCCAATGCGCTGCTGGACCGGTTCGCCGGTTACGCACCGCCGACCGTGCAAAAGTGGGTGGAGAAAGCCGATACCTGA
- the wrbA gene encoding NAD(P)H:quinone oxidoreductase, translating to MCKVLIVYYSMYGHIYKMAEAVAEGVREVAGCEAIIKRVPETLSDEVLGMMGALEAQKGMAHIPVATVDDLAGADAIIFGTPTRFGNMCGQMRQFLDATGQLWVKGTLVGKPGSVFASSATQHGGQESTILSFHTTLLHQGMVVVGLPYAFAGQMGISEITGGSPYGASTIAGGKGERLPSANELAGARYQGAHVARIALKLK from the coding sequence ATGTGCAAGGTACTCATCGTCTATTACAGCATGTATGGGCATATCTACAAGATGGCCGAAGCGGTTGCCGAGGGGGTTCGCGAGGTGGCTGGCTGCGAGGCGATCATCAAGCGCGTGCCGGAGACCCTCTCCGATGAGGTGTTGGGGATGATGGGGGCGCTGGAGGCCCAGAAAGGCATGGCCCATATTCCGGTGGCTACGGTGGACGACCTGGCAGGTGCCGATGCCATCATCTTCGGCACCCCGACCCGTTTCGGCAACATGTGCGGCCAGATGCGCCAGTTTCTGGACGCCACGGGCCAGCTCTGGGTGAAGGGAACGCTGGTAGGCAAGCCGGGCAGCGTCTTCGCCAGCTCCGCCACCCAGCACGGCGGGCAGGAATCCACCATCTTGAGCTTCCACACGACCCTGCTCCATCAGGGGATGGTGGTGGTCGGCCTCCCCTACGCCTTTGCCGGGCAGATGGGCATCTCCGAGATCACCGGGGGGAGCCCCTACGGCGCGTCGACCATCGCCGGGGGCAAGGGCGAACGTCTGCCCAGCGCCAACGAACTGGCCGGCGCCCGCTACCAGGGCGCCCACGTGGCGCGCATCGCCCTCAAACTGAAGTAG
- a CDS encoding Slp family lipoprotein, with the protein MKALLVSVCSLVLLTGCAHVFSERADLMVDRTIDYEQFKLNPKAYVGKFVKFGGIIASTKNTKEGARIEVVQFNLGSDDMPYEEHVSGGRFLATSPGYLDALVFKAGRPVAVIGEVKGEKVLPLGEISYTYPVVSIVEIHVWNRSDLYPYPPGYYDSPYFYYGYGPAYPYGWGGPYWYGPRHWR; encoded by the coding sequence ATGAAAGCATTACTGGTATCGGTGTGTTCCCTGGTGCTCCTGACCGGATGCGCCCATGTCTTCAGCGAACGGGCCGACCTGATGGTGGACCGCACCATCGACTACGAACAGTTCAAGTTGAATCCCAAGGCCTATGTGGGCAAGTTTGTGAAGTTCGGCGGAATCATAGCGTCCACCAAGAATACCAAGGAAGGGGCCCGGATCGAGGTGGTGCAATTTAACCTGGGAAGCGACGACATGCCCTATGAGGAGCATGTCTCGGGCGGGCGTTTCCTGGCCACCAGCCCCGGCTATCTGGATGCCCTGGTCTTCAAGGCGGGGCGGCCGGTTGCGGTCATCGGAGAGGTGAAGGGCGAAAAGGTCCTGCCCCTGGGCGAGATCAGTTATACCTACCCGGTCGTCTCGATTGTGGAGATTCATGTCTGGAACCGCTCCGACCTGTATCCGTACCCGCCGGGGTACTACGACTCCCCGTACTTTTATTACGGTTACGGCCCCGCCTATCCCTACGGGTGGGGCGGCCCCTACTGGTACGGTCCGCGTCACTGGCGATAG
- a CDS encoding XDD4 family exosortase-dependent surface protein, which produces MGKLLIGMMIVLGMATSGWATTYSDYTYSDASGRAATADFTLDGTSLTLLLTNASTSAVPDPTSILTALLFGTSSPLTALSAIVPSGSTVITKNGTLYPAGTNVGSQWAYNANGVSSAGLGIFGPHDIIGGPGLISAPGKPPAGLPYGIVGTGAINFNNGDLGNAQLIRNAVQFTFTTGNDFTLADISNVEFQYGTSLGGYPANPVPEPCTLLLLGGGFGVAALARRRAGRGV; this is translated from the coding sequence ATGGGAAAATTGCTAATCGGCATGATGATCGTCTTGGGCATGGCAACAAGCGGGTGGGCAACGACGTACAGCGATTATACGTATTCCGATGCGTCCGGCCGTGCGGCAACCGCAGACTTTACCCTGGACGGGACAAGCCTCACATTGCTGCTCACCAACGCTTCGACCTCGGCCGTTCCCGATCCGACCTCTATCCTGACCGCGCTGCTGTTCGGCACCAGCAGTCCCTTGACGGCGCTGTCCGCGATAGTGCCGAGCGGCAGCACCGTCATTACTAAAAACGGGACCTTGTACCCTGCCGGCACGAACGTGGGCAGCCAATGGGCTTATAACGCCAACGGCGTTTCAAGCGCCGGCCTCGGTATCTTCGGCCCACACGACATAATTGGCGGTCCTGGTCTGATCTCCGCTCCCGGCAAGCCGCCGGCCGGCCTTCCCTACGGCATCGTCGGAACCGGCGCCATCAACTTCAACAACGGCGACCTGGGCAATGCCCAGTTGATTCGGAATGCGGTGCAGTTCACCTTCACAACCGGCAACGATTTCACCCTGGCGGACATCTCAAATGTCGAATTCCAGTATGGTACGAGTCTGGGGGGGTATCCCGCGAATCCGGTGCCGGAACCGTGCACCCTTCTTCTCCTGGGCGGCGGTTTCGGTGTGGCCGCCCTGGCTCGGCGCCGAGCGGGCAGGGGAGTTTAG
- the rsmI gene encoding 16S rRNA (cytidine(1402)-2'-O)-methyltransferase encodes MAGTLYIMATPIGNLEDMTYRAVRILGEVDLIAAEDTRHSLKLLNHFGISKPLTSYFDHNQQFKGERILQALRQEKSVALISDAGTPCISDPGFNLVRAAVAEGIRVIPVPGSCAAITALSASGLPSDTFTFAGFPPNRQGKRRAFLSALASQPGTLIFYEAPHRLEETLRDMGEMLGERQIVVARELTKIYEEFIRGTVGEVLATVGQAKVRGEVVILVAPGEAVEREAEPLPELLRRLLHDEGLTVKDAARKAAEMTGVSKNTAYSEALRVQNGMNEH; translated from the coding sequence ATGGCGGGCACCCTCTACATCATGGCCACGCCCATCGGCAACCTGGAGGACATGACCTACCGGGCGGTCCGCATCCTGGGCGAGGTGGACCTGATCGCCGCCGAGGACACCCGCCACTCCCTCAAGCTGCTCAACCACTTCGGCATCTCCAAGCCGCTCACCTCCTATTTCGACCACAACCAGCAGTTCAAGGGGGAACGGATCCTCCAGGCCCTGCGCCAGGAAAAGTCGGTGGCCCTGATCTCCGACGCCGGCACCCCCTGCATCTCCGACCCCGGCTTCAACCTGGTGCGCGCCGCCGTGGCCGAGGGCATCCGGGTCATCCCCGTCCCCGGCTCCTGCGCCGCCATCACCGCCCTCTCCGCCTCCGGGCTCCCCAGCGACACCTTCACCTTCGCCGGTTTCCCGCCGAACCGCCAGGGCAAGCGCCGGGCGTTCCTGAGCGCCCTGGCCTCCCAGCCGGGGACCCTGATCTTCTACGAGGCGCCCCACCGGCTGGAGGAAACCCTGCGGGATATGGGGGAGATGCTGGGCGAGCGCCAGATCGTGGTGGCCCGGGAACTGACCAAGATCTACGAGGAGTTCATCCGGGGCACGGTGGGCGAGGTGCTGGCAACGGTCGGCCAGGCCAAGGTGCGGGGCGAGGTGGTCATACTGGTGGCGCCGGGCGAAGCGGTGGAGCGGGAGGCCGAACCGTTGCCCGAACTGCTGCGCCGCCTGCTGCACGACGAGGGGCTGACGGTCAAGGACGCCGCCCGGAAAGCCGCTGAAATGACCGGCGTTTCCAAAAACACGGCCTATTCCGAGGCCCTGCGGGTGCAAAATGGCATGAATGAGCATTAG
- a CDS encoding cytochrome c3 family protein, translating to MKQTAAVLLALLAFSGSALAAPEVINFKNKVTFPHKDHMAITGTCITCHAEGVGKIKGFGKEWAHKNCKGCHAEMAKGPVRCSGCHKWKD from the coding sequence ATGAAACAGACCGCTGCTGTCCTGCTTGCCCTGCTTGCCTTCTCGGGATCGGCCCTTGCCGCGCCCGAGGTGATCAATTTCAAGAACAAGGTGACCTTTCCCCACAAAGACCACATGGCCATCACCGGCACGTGCATCACATGCCACGCGGAGGGTGTCGGCAAGATCAAAGGGTTCGGCAAGGAATGGGCGCACAAGAACTGCAAGGGGTGCCACGCGGAGATGGCGAAAGGCCCCGTCAGATGCTCCGGATGCCATAAATGGAAGGATTAG